A window of Daucus carota subsp. sativus chromosome 2, DH1 v3.0, whole genome shotgun sequence genomic DNA:
AATAGTTGTCTGCCATTTCCTGAAAATAAGATAAACAACACAAGGTCATTAGTccacatatttttcttatataaacaGGGCATGAGTTAACAAGTAAATCAGTAATCACTACAAGAAGAAATCATTACAAACAAAGCATTCATTACAAACAAAAGTATTCATTACAAACAAAAGTATTCATTGAATTacaagaaaaggaaaatgaCATAGCAAAAACTAGGAACATTAATCAGTCTAATTCATTCAATATCTTCATCATCAGCTTCATCTCCACTAAACGATTCACGGCACATTTCACCCGGCATGTCATCCTTGCACCAACTAACATCATCACGCTGGTTCTGCATTTTAAAGTTCAATCCTGTATCATGCACAGTGGGTCCATAAACATCCTCCAAGACATCAGTTTCGATGCCTATATTATCGTACTCCTTAGGTAATTTCTTTACAACAAAATGCAGATTATTTTCAATACAATCTTGAATATAGAAAATTTGTTGTACTTGAGTAGCTAGAACAAaaggatcatccttttgaatatttttagaGAAATTGACGCGTGTAAGGCCATAACAGTCCTTATCCTTTTCATACCAACAACATCTGAATAGAACTACTGTGATTGCTCCCCAATAATCTACTTCAATAATTTCTTCGATTGCTCCAAAGTAAGTAACATCCCCAATTGTTGGATTTTTATCTTTAGAACTCGCAAAACAGGTGGTTAGTGCTGTCAAAATGACACCGCTATTTTGTGTAGTACACTTGGCATCTCTTTTCTTGGTGTGGAATCTGAACCCATTTACGACATGGGCAGAATACTTTTTAGCTGCGCGTTGAGGGCCCCTTGACAAATTTAACAATTCTGATGAAGGTTCTTTCAATTTTTGCACCTCATCTTTCAACCAGTGGTGAAATTTTACTGTATGTGATTTTTCTCTTGCATATTTCTTTGACTTCCCATGACTTTCAATTAAGGTATGATGTTCCCTATTATTTAGAcaacaaattttaatacaaCATTGTACTAGTTTAAGGAATAACTACTTTATTTACTTAAATAAATACTAGGAACATATATATAAGAACGTACCCAAGTAGCTTTTCAATTTCTATGTTTCCACAGTTGAAAAGCACATATCGATGAACCTTAATCCAATCCTTGTCTTCCAACTCTACTGATTTACCATCTTTGTTTCTTCTTGACCCAATTGAGTATCCAACATGTATGTTCTGTTCATTCTTAGTTTTGATAGTATCATTTAGAAATCTAGAACAAAACGTGATACACTCATCTGCCAAATACCCTTCAGCCATGGACCCCTCCGGTTTACTCCTATTGCGGACATAAGATTTCAATTTGCACAGGTATCGCTCAATTCCGAACATCCATCTAAGGTGCACTGGTCCTCCAAATTCCAGTTCCTTACACAAATGAACTGGAAGGTGAACCATGATGTCGAAAAAGGCAGGTGGAAAGATTGTTTCTAACTGACAGAGGATTTCAATTATTTCCTCTTGCAACTTAGGAATATCCTCCAGGTCAATCACTTTGCCGCATAAACCCCTAAAAAAAGCACTCAATCTCAGCAAAGCCACTGCAACCTCTGGTTTTGAGGTCTTTACGACAGCAAATTGTAGTAAATACTGAAGCATAAAGTGTGCATCGTGACTTTTATACCCAAATATCTTTCTTTCAGCAATATGTACGCAGCGACTAATATTAGATGCAGTTCCATGTGGAAGCTTTGCATTCTTGAAAACTGAGCAGAAAAGCTCCTTTTCTTTTTTAGTCATGTCAAAAATTGCGGCCCTGATTTCATATTGATTGGTATCACCAATTCTGAGAGGGTGAAGAGCCTTACGAATACCCATTTCCTGTAGATCTTTTCGAGCACTGAGATGATCTTTCGTCCTACCGCCAAGATTCAACAGAGTCCCTAATATTTtatcacaaatatttttttctatgtGCATTAGATCTAGATTATGCCTAACCAGGTTTTTCCTCCAATAtggtaattcaaaaaatatggaCTTCTTTTTAAAGGGACACCCTGTCTCTCGTTTCCTTTTCTTTAAGTCTCGCTTTCCGAAACAATTCTCATACCCAAATAATAGTTCTTCAATGTCCATTCCAGACAATGGAGGTGGAGAAACATCTGTTTCGACCATACCATTGAATCTTTTACAGTCGTACCTAAGCTTGTGGCCAGGAGGAAGGAACTTTCTATGATTCATGTAGACAACTTTTCGACTATGTTTCAAATAGGTTGAAGAAGTACAGTAGTGGCAATTGGGACAACCTAACTTACCTTTCGTGCTCCACCCCGATAAAACTGCATACCCCGGAAAATCACTGATGGTCCATAATAGACTCGCGTGCAACGTAAAGGTCTGGTCAGCGTGGGAATCACAAGTTTCTAAACCTATGTCCCATAATTCTTTTAACTCTGCAACCAGTGGCTGCAAATACACATCTATGTCGTTACCAGGGTACTCAGGACCCGGGATTAGTtttgataaa
This region includes:
- the LOC108203257 gene encoding uncharacterized protein LOC108203257 gives rise to the protein MDDSDMCIGLGDDFDEMIRNEGRARNGMNKAAKDFYKLVQEGKQPLFPGSENFTQLGFIVRLYQLKCSHGFTESAFSGILQLLKEAFPNVNLPSYFSVAKKMIRDLGLDYEKIHACPNDCMLYWSENKDEIKCKFCGASRWVVPKKDSRAPSSTKVQENSSKIPAKVLRYFPLKPRLQRLFMCKEYSELMKWHAVGRTKDGKLRHPADAEGWRSMDASHSKFAAEIRNVRLGLAADGVNPYRSMNISHSTWPVVLVNYNLPPWLIMKPENLILSKLIPGPEYPGNDIDVYLQPLVAELKELWDIGLETCDSHADQTFTLHASLLWTISDFPGYAVLSGWSTKGKLGCPNCHYCTSSTYLKHSRKVVYMNHRKFLPPGHKLRYDCKRFNGMVETDVSPPPLSGMDIEELLFGYENCFGKRDLKKRKRETGCPFKKKSIFFELPYWRKNLVRHNLDLMHIEKNICDKILGTLLNLGGRTKDHLSARKDLQEMGIRKALHPLRIGDTNQYEIRAAIFDMTKKEKELFCSVFKNAKLPHGTASNISRCVHIAERKIFGYKSHDAHFMLQYLLQFAVVKTSKPEVAVALLRLSAFFRGLCGKVIDLEDIPKLQEEIIEILCQLETIFPPAFFDIMVHLPVHLCKELEFGGPVHLRWMFGIERYLCKLKSYVRNRSKPEGSMAEGYLADECITFCSRFLNDTIKTKNEQNIHVGYSIGSRRNKDGKSVELEDKDWIKVHRYVLFNCGNIEIEKLLGEHHTLIESHGKSKKYAREKSHTVKFHHWLKDEVQKLKEPSSELLNLSRGPQRAAKKYSAHVVNGFRFHTKKRDAKCTTQNSGVILTALTTCFASSKDKNPTIGDVTYFGAIEEIIEVDYWGAITVVLFRCCWYEKDKDCYGLTRVNFSKNIQKDDPFVLATQVQQIFYIQDCIENNLHFVVKKLPKEYDNIGIETDVLEDVYGPTVHDTGLNFKMQNQRDDVSWCKDDMPGEMCRESFSGDEADDEDIE